The Miltoncostaea oceani genome includes a region encoding these proteins:
- a CDS encoding MFS transporter: MPAPSPPPPDPLGALRERRWRVLTVTGMGAFLGPLDVTVVALALPAIGRELGLSFSGAIWIQAGYLLAYALVLIPAGRLSDQLGRLRVWRIGIGVFALASLGSAVSQSDAALLAWRALQGGGGAMLAATSTALVTAVFPPRERGKALGLNVMALYLGLALGPLIGGLLVDHAGWRWIFLVNLPVAAVAFLGSLGLPEGRPVPGRPRLDPVGTLLLGAGLCGVMIGLTFGPVWGWGSPRVGGLIAAGAGLLAAFAVAETRVRAPLIDLAMFRRSRLFALGNLAALLNYAAVFGVIALTAVLLEISGGRSPTQAGLIMIAQPVIMVALSPVAGRMSDRIGSRALASGGMVLVAAGLGILAFVPAGIPVPHVVAGLAVTGLGMAAFSSPNTSAVMGSADPDRLGVAAAVLAMMRTLGQTLSLAILGTLAAAPLGAEGARALFGGETDGLAGADAYLDGYRLAMLVGAAIALAGAALSLGRGPVVRERPSAAPAEVAGRPT, from the coding sequence ATGCCCGCGCCCTCCCCGCCCCCGCCCGACCCGCTCGGCGCGCTACGGGAGCGCCGCTGGCGGGTGCTCACCGTCACCGGGATGGGCGCCTTCCTCGGCCCCCTCGACGTGACGGTGGTGGCGCTCGCGCTGCCCGCGATCGGGCGCGAGCTCGGGCTCTCGTTCTCGGGCGCGATCTGGATCCAGGCGGGGTACCTCCTCGCCTACGCCCTCGTGCTGATCCCCGCCGGGCGCCTGTCGGACCAGCTCGGGCGCCTGCGGGTGTGGCGCATCGGCATCGGGGTGTTCGCCCTCGCGTCCCTCGGGTCGGCCGTCAGCCAGAGCGACGCCGCGCTGCTGGCGTGGCGGGCCCTGCAGGGCGGGGGCGGGGCGATGCTCGCCGCGACGTCGACGGCGCTCGTGACGGCCGTGTTCCCGCCGCGCGAGCGCGGCAAGGCGCTCGGCCTCAACGTCATGGCCCTGTACCTCGGCCTGGCGCTCGGGCCGCTCATCGGCGGGCTGCTGGTCGACCACGCCGGCTGGCGGTGGATCTTCCTGGTCAACCTGCCGGTCGCCGCCGTCGCGTTCCTCGGCTCGCTCGGCCTCCCCGAGGGCCGGCCGGTCCCGGGACGGCCCCGTCTCGACCCGGTCGGGACGCTGCTGCTCGGCGCGGGGCTGTGCGGCGTGATGATCGGCCTCACCTTCGGCCCCGTCTGGGGGTGGGGATCGCCCCGCGTCGGCGGGCTGATCGCCGCGGGCGCCGGGCTGCTCGCCGCGTTCGCCGTGGCCGAGACGCGCGTGCGTGCGCCCCTGATCGACCTCGCCATGTTCCGGCGCAGCCGCCTCTTCGCCCTGGGCAACCTGGCGGCGCTGCTGAACTACGCCGCCGTCTTCGGGGTGATCGCGCTCACGGCGGTGCTGCTCGAGATCTCCGGCGGGCGCTCCCCGACGCAGGCGGGGCTGATCATGATCGCCCAGCCGGTGATCATGGTCGCCCTCTCCCCCGTCGCCGGGCGCATGTCCGACCGGATCGGGTCGCGGGCGCTGGCGAGCGGCGGCATGGTGCTCGTCGCGGCCGGCCTCGGGATCCTCGCGTTCGTGCCGGCCGGCATCCCCGTCCCCCACGTCGTCGCGGGGCTCGCCGTCACCGGGCTCGGGATGGCGGCCTTCAGCTCCCCGAACACGTCCGCCGTGATGGGCTCGGCCGACCCCGACCGGCTCGGCGTCGCCGCGGCCGTCCTCGCGATGATGCGGACCCTCGGCCAGACGCTGTCGCTCGCCATCCTCGGCACCCTCGCGGCCGCGCCCCTCGGCGCGGAGGGCGCGCGGGCGCTCTTCGGCGGTGAGACGGACGGCCTGGCCGGCGCGGACGCGTACCTCGACGGCTACCGGCTGGCGATGCTGGTCGGCGCCGCCATCGCGCTCGCGGGCGCGGCCCTGTCCCTGGGCCGCGGACCGGTCGTCCGCGAACGCCCGTCGGCCGCCCCGGCGGAGGTCGCGGGCCGCCCGACGTGA
- a CDS encoding MarR family winged helix-turn-helix transcriptional regulator, translating into MDEESVIRLRNAIMRTGRRLRTTASEEGLTATQSSVLATLVRQGPTGAGELAAAEAVNPTMLSRVLAHLEEAGLATRAPSPDDARCTLARATPAGRRLVARLRARRAALLLERIEELDPAHVAVLLDALPALEALARVDEAR; encoded by the coding sequence ATGGACGAGGAGTCCGTCATCCGCCTGCGCAACGCGATCATGCGCACCGGCCGGCGCCTGCGGACCACCGCCTCGGAGGAGGGGCTGACGGCGACCCAGTCGAGCGTGCTCGCCACGCTCGTGCGGCAGGGGCCCACGGGCGCCGGGGAGCTCGCGGCCGCCGAGGCGGTCAACCCGACGATGCTCTCCCGGGTGCTCGCCCACCTGGAGGAGGCCGGCCTCGCCACGCGGGCGCCGAGCCCGGACGACGCCCGCTGCACGCTCGCCCGGGCCACCCCCGCCGGGCGGCGCCTCGTCGCCCGGCTGCGCGCGCGCCGCGCGGCGCTGCTGCTGGAGCGCATCGAGGAGCTCGACCCCGCGCACGTGGCGGTGCTGCTCGACGCACTGCCGGCGCTCGAGGCCCTCGCCCGCGTGGACGAGGCCCGATGA